A single region of the Salinibacter sp. 10B genome encodes:
- a CDS encoding single-stranded DNA-binding protein, translated as MTSVNKVILIGNLGQDPTLRYPGSGSAVCNMRLATNESYTNKDGKPVDQTEWHTVVAWGRLAEICSEYLKTGSQVYFEGSLQTRSWEDRDGNKRQTTQVKAWKMVLLGRPAGQNRRSTEQPQRRAGTNGTPPSPNKEEMPF; from the coding sequence ATGACGTCCGTAAACAAAGTCATCCTTATCGGCAACCTGGGACAGGACCCAACGCTTCGCTACCCCGGTTCGGGGTCTGCGGTGTGCAACATGCGCCTGGCTACCAACGAGTCCTACACCAACAAAGACGGGAAGCCCGTTGATCAGACCGAGTGGCACACGGTCGTGGCCTGGGGCCGTCTTGCGGAGATCTGCTCCGAATACTTGAAGACCGGCTCTCAGGTTTACTTCGAAGGCTCCCTGCAGACCCGAAGCTGGGAAGACCGTGACGGCAACAAGCGCCAGACCACGCAGGTCAAGGCCTGGAAGATGGTTCTCTTAGGCCGGCCAGCAGGACAAAACCGCCGCTCGACTGAGCAGCCCCAACGCCGTGCAGGAACCAACGGCACTCCCCCATCCCCTAACAAAGAAGAGATGCCGTTCTGA
- the radC gene encoding DNA repair protein RadC, with the protein MDQLPSSFSESDDPSDSGAPRSTASFARTQVSQWPDGERPWQKLLSVGPSALSDAEVLSVLIGRGTRLSKEIVTSVDIGRELLRRFETPAGISDRPVLELTRIPGIGKQTAARLTAAIELGRRIDSGRAGSRVQVCNPEDVAGVYGPLMRDLKSEIFKIVFLNTANVIIGDETVSEGGLSAAIVEPRAIFRSAIGRNAAAIIALHNHPSGNPEPSRADVKITRQIASAGEVMGIPLHDHLIIAGTSHTSLAERGVFS; encoded by the coding sequence TTGGACCAACTGCCTTCCTCCTTCTCAGAATCGGATGATCCTTCTGACTCAGGGGCCCCTCGTTCGACTGCCTCCTTCGCACGGACGCAGGTCAGCCAGTGGCCCGACGGGGAGCGCCCCTGGCAAAAGCTCCTCAGCGTAGGCCCGTCGGCCCTTTCCGACGCGGAGGTTCTGAGCGTTCTCATTGGTCGGGGCACCCGCCTGAGCAAAGAGATCGTCACCTCTGTTGACATCGGTCGCGAGCTTCTCCGCCGCTTTGAGACACCGGCCGGCATTTCCGATCGGCCCGTTTTAGAACTTACTAGGATCCCCGGTATCGGCAAGCAGACCGCCGCTCGTCTCACGGCTGCCATCGAACTGGGCCGCCGCATCGACTCTGGGCGGGCGGGATCGCGAGTGCAAGTGTGTAATCCAGAGGACGTGGCCGGAGTCTACGGACCGCTTATGCGGGACCTCAAGTCGGAGATCTTTAAGATCGTCTTTTTGAACACCGCTAACGTTATCATTGGAGATGAGACCGTTAGTGAAGGAGGGCTCAGCGCTGCCATCGTCGAGCCGAGGGCCATCTTCCGGTCTGCGATCGGCCGCAACGCTGCCGCGATCATCGCCCTTCACAACCACCCTTCGGGCAATCCTGAACCCAGCCGGGCAGACGTCAAAATCACTCGCCAAATTGCCAGCGCCGGGGAGGTGATGGGCATTCCTTTGCACGACCACCTCATCATCGCGGGGACCAGTCACACGAGCCTTGCCGAGCGAGGCGTTTTCTCTTGA
- a CDS encoding replication initiation protein — MSESQLKLFNGDEMVVKANDLVRAKANWTRLEHRVVGMMISQLDKEDEAFTPQRIYIKDLMELSGTNYGALYERAEAICSKLLKQEVYIRDEVDGKRRYRGYSPIVMCEYVEGDGCIVAQFNEAMKPFLLQLKKRFTMYRLQNFMQLTSQHSMRMYELLKMRSDLRHLRITVDELRAILSCEHSYSRFSDFKRKVIDKTQEEIAEKTDIIFKYQVERKGQTPTHVRFIIEDENEDQPRVPKTQNTSTGDEGTSDETQNGSSKNKRELEAPKIDIYALVLNELTQEEINKHSEEEIRSLIEQKYEEAKDLEKSEVNRATLVQSRTLSEIRDE; from the coding sequence ATGTCTGAGTCACAGCTGAAGCTGTTCAATGGCGACGAGATGGTCGTGAAGGCCAACGACCTGGTTCGCGCAAAGGCCAACTGGACTCGTTTAGAGCACCGCGTCGTGGGAATGATGATTTCCCAACTCGACAAAGAGGACGAAGCCTTTACCCCTCAGAGAATTTACATCAAGGACTTAATGGAGTTATCGGGCACCAATTACGGTGCCCTCTATGAGCGAGCCGAAGCAATCTGTTCTAAGCTCCTGAAGCAGGAGGTCTACATCCGGGACGAAGTTGATGGCAAACGTCGATACCGGGGATATAGCCCGATCGTGATGTGTGAGTACGTAGAAGGTGATGGATGCATCGTCGCACAATTCAACGAGGCGATGAAGCCCTTCCTTCTTCAACTAAAAAAGAGGTTCACGATGTATCGGCTGCAGAATTTCATGCAGCTGACCTCGCAGCACTCAATGAGGATGTACGAGCTTCTAAAGATGAGGTCGGACCTCCGACACCTGCGCATCACGGTTGACGAACTGCGAGCAATCCTATCTTGCGAACACAGCTACTCTCGTTTCTCCGACTTCAAGCGCAAGGTAATCGACAAGACACAGGAGGAGATTGCTGAGAAGACAGATATCATCTTCAAATACCAGGTCGAACGCAAGGGACAAACCCCAACCCATGTTCGATTCATTATCGAAGATGAGAACGAAGACCAGCCCCGCGTGCCAAAAACACAGAACACCTCAACAGGGGATGAGGGCACTTCAGATGAAACCCAAAACGGGTCAAGCAAAAACAAAAGGGAGCTTGAAGCCCCCAAAATCGACATTTATGCATTGGTCTTGAACGAGCTCACACAAGAGGAGATCAACAAACACTCCGAAGAAGAGATACGAAGTCTCATCGAGCAAAAATATGAAGAAGCCAAAGACCTAGAGAAATCAGAAGTAAACCGCGCAACCCTCGTTCAATCCAGAACGCTCTCGGAGATCAGAGACGAGTGA
- a CDS encoding relaxase/mobilization nuclease domain-containing protein, translating into MIGYITKVSSFGALARYLQSSTGRSPERRVLWTTARYVSGDLQKAAAEMNLTRHLAETEALGYHLTIGYDPTDQPTRAEMEYAVKRTLGALGLGDNMAITVAHGDAYFAHSHTMVARWDYWTARVVEASNSYYVITRVMRELEKKLGMEPAPRPYWERTGREREGGRVEGSSTRLTEHFPIALRNRARSALQSATSWSQLQALLREDGLRYVRGRDNLLVARGETTIRAGQITGGTSLAKLEARFGQTLREYEAEVAGRLIEADGDEPQKEKRQFRKGGATRAGGATGKRAAEEGRKREGEEKQAEDLLLALAGSFRRREEAYQLTRRSALFEAEEADVSGLQQDLRKIEMRGTALLEGMLRSGGSASQQSISSEGSGGSNREGDRRLKDQALDLWRAAARNVEHPENTRSLTPESLRRILGEKRAVRITPEKSKRLFALLEEHRRAAGQATVLFGSEGERGGKQVRRERGQEKPWNLWETETSDEATSLEAASPSTESYSEEVYPEGQSQKDGVKILVGPLAETPPAEELLTKTREAIQEARLGLEKRLRELQRQVQDGKGTAELERTLCRLLGRLADRDPEAASRFARRYVLEEEEKRESGAEGRGESESILEGGSLERENLQSPAVQEALRRALPEGVQMEGRRGPQKESPSRSR; encoded by the coding sequence ATGATTGGATACATCACGAAAGTCAGCTCCTTTGGGGCGCTTGCTCGCTACCTGCAGTCCAGTACGGGCAGGTCGCCGGAGAGACGAGTCCTGTGGACGACCGCCCGCTACGTAAGCGGAGACTTGCAAAAGGCCGCCGCCGAGATGAACCTGACCCGCCACCTCGCCGAAACGGAAGCACTCGGCTATCACCTCACGATCGGGTACGACCCTACCGACCAGCCCACCCGAGCCGAGATGGAGTATGCCGTTAAGCGAACACTCGGCGCCCTCGGGCTGGGAGACAACATGGCGATAACCGTCGCGCACGGAGATGCCTACTTTGCCCACAGCCACACGATGGTTGCGCGCTGGGACTACTGGACGGCCCGCGTAGTGGAGGCATCAAACAGCTACTACGTGATCACCCGCGTAATGCGGGAATTGGAAAAGAAACTCGGAATGGAGCCGGCCCCTCGGCCCTACTGGGAGCGAACCGGGCGGGAGAGGGAGGGCGGCCGGGTAGAGGGCAGCTCAACTCGTCTCACCGAGCACTTTCCCATTGCCCTGCGAAACCGGGCGCGCTCTGCATTGCAATCGGCCACGAGCTGGTCTCAACTCCAAGCGCTTCTTCGAGAAGACGGACTTCGGTATGTGCGAGGCCGAGACAATCTTCTCGTCGCACGTGGTGAGACGACCATACGGGCTGGGCAGATCACCGGGGGCACCTCGCTGGCTAAGCTGGAAGCCCGCTTCGGGCAGACGCTGCGAGAATACGAGGCAGAGGTGGCCGGGCGTCTCATCGAGGCAGACGGGGATGAACCCCAAAAAGAAAAGCGGCAGTTTCGAAAAGGAGGTGCCACCAGGGCAGGTGGAGCCACTGGGAAACGAGCGGCCGAAGAAGGTAGAAAACGCGAGGGAGAAGAGAAGCAGGCGGAGGACCTCTTGCTGGCGCTCGCAGGGTCTTTTCGGCGGCGCGAGGAGGCCTACCAACTTACGCGGCGCTCTGCGCTTTTTGAAGCGGAAGAGGCAGATGTTTCAGGGCTACAGCAGGACCTCCGGAAAATTGAGATGCGGGGAACAGCCCTTCTGGAGGGCATGCTCCGATCGGGAGGGTCGGCCTCACAGCAAAGTATCTCCAGTGAGGGCTCCGGAGGCAGCAACCGCGAAGGAGACCGCAGGCTTAAAGATCAGGCTCTGGACCTCTGGAGAGCAGCTGCTCGGAACGTCGAGCATCCGGAGAATACTCGGAGTCTGACCCCCGAAAGTTTGCGGAGAATATTGGGCGAGAAGCGTGCTGTGAGGATCACCCCAGAAAAATCGAAGCGGCTCTTCGCCCTGCTTGAAGAGCACCGGCGGGCAGCGGGGCAGGCAACTGTGCTTTTTGGCTCAGAAGGAGAAAGGGGCGGTAAGCAAGTGCGGCGTGAGCGAGGGCAGGAAAAGCCATGGAATCTATGGGAAACCGAGACGTCCGACGAGGCGACTTCATTGGAGGCGGCTTCCCCTTCCACAGAATCCTACTCCGAAGAGGTCTATCCAGAAGGGCAGAGTCAGAAGGATGGAGTAAAAATATTAGTGGGTCCGTTGGCAGAAACTCCCCCTGCGGAAGAACTGCTCACGAAGACGCGAGAGGCAATCCAGGAGGCTCGATTGGGGCTCGAAAAGAGGCTTCGTGAGTTGCAAAGACAGGTTCAAGATGGAAAAGGAACTGCCGAGCTAGAGCGTACGCTCTGCCGGTTGCTCGGCCGGCTGGCGGATCGGGACCCGGAAGCTGCGTCTCGGTTTGCCCGGCGCTATGTCCTGGAGGAGGAAGAAAAGAGGGAGTCTGGAGCGGAGGGCAGGGGGGAAAGCGAATCCATTCTCGAAGGAGGAAGCCTCGAAAGAGAGAACCTGCAGTCCCCCGCGGTGCAGGAAGCGCTCCGTAGAGCCCTTCCGGAAGGTGTTCAGATGGAAGGCCGGAGGGGCCCACAGAAAGAGAGCCCTTCTCGCTCAAGGTAA
- a CDS encoding SDR family oxidoreductase, protein MTKTAALEYTDQNMRVNAVGPAFISTPLLENLDEEVRDGLVALHPIGRLGEAEEVAELVAFLSSDAASFTNGAYYPVDGGYLAQ, encoded by the coding sequence TTGACGAAGACCGCGGCGCTGGAGTACACCGACCAGAACATGCGCGTCAACGCCGTCGGCCCAGCGTTCATCTCGACGCCCCTGCTTGAGAACCTGGACGAGGAGGTTCGAGATGGACTCGTCGCATTGCACCCGATCGGCCGCCTCGGAGAGGCTGAAGAAGTAGCCGAACTCGTGGCTTTTCTCTCATCGGACGCCGCCTCCTTTACGAACGGAGCATACTATCCCGTGGACGGTGGCTACCTTGCCCAGTAG
- a CDS encoding antitoxin Xre-like helix-turn-helix domain-containing protein: protein MTLTPLPLIGICPLTHLSKPPRQLVETRYPSSLCNLSSPPISPTGAPSTAASIIPEIGSDRVAAVRAGLPYEAVERMQEHLEASDELLARAMGISPRTLSRRPETGTLTTGESDRLVLLAELVALARQNLDSTEAAQEWLSTPHSMLGGESPLDHMDTVAGMAEVKNMLHHIEYGIPA, encoded by the coding sequence GTGACTCTCACACCATTGCCGCTCATCGGGATCTGCCCGCTGACGCATCTGTCGAAACCTCCGCGACAGCTGGTAGAGACCAGATATCCGTCATCCCTCTGCAATCTCTCTTCACCCCCGATATCTCCGACTGGAGCCCCATCGACGGCTGCATCAATCATCCCGGAGATCGGTTCCGATCGGGTCGCTGCCGTTCGTGCCGGTCTGCCCTATGAGGCGGTGGAGAGGATGCAAGAGCACCTGGAGGCGTCGGACGAGCTTCTGGCTCGCGCGATGGGGATTTCGCCCCGCACGCTCAGCCGCCGCCCGGAAACGGGAACGCTTACCACGGGAGAATCTGATCGCCTGGTGCTGCTGGCTGAGCTCGTCGCGCTTGCCCGGCAGAACTTGGACAGTACGGAGGCGGCCCAGGAGTGGCTTTCCACACCTCACTCAATGCTCGGAGGGGAGTCGCCGCTCGATCACATGGACACAGTGGCGGGCATGGCGGAAGTTAAAAACATGCTTCACCACATCGAATACGGAATCCCCGCATAG
- a CDS encoding LysR substrate-binding domain-containing protein, translated as MELRHLRYFAALAEELHFGRAAEKSFVAQPTLSQQIKKFEDELGVQLFERTKRNVELTQAGEALLPYAKRILKDASRAEKAAHAAQEGEAGYLRIGFTGAVMRSGLSRVIKTFREETPSVELELEELGSRSQAEALRKETLDIGFALLPIDERGLLTLEVDTAPTVAVLPESHRLAGRDRVPLRELEGEPHIMWERNVAPGVYDNYLRACHNAGFAPEVVQEIRHMESLLGLVAAGLGVSTAHSARAEGGYPGVTYALITEPRLPIRMGVVWPQGDPLPVVERFLEVVRRLSQSSDTGG; from the coding sequence ATGGAGCTTCGTCACCTACGCTACTTCGCTGCGCTAGCTGAGGAATTGCACTTCGGCCGGGCCGCCGAGAAGTCGTTTGTCGCGCAGCCGACCCTGAGCCAGCAGATCAAGAAGTTCGAAGACGAACTTGGCGTTCAACTCTTTGAGCGGACCAAACGAAACGTCGAGCTCACTCAAGCCGGCGAAGCCTTGCTTCCGTATGCAAAGCGCATTTTAAAGGATGCAAGTCGCGCGGAGAAGGCTGCACACGCCGCCCAGGAGGGGGAGGCCGGATATCTGCGGATTGGGTTCACCGGTGCCGTCATGCGCAGTGGGCTCTCGCGCGTGATCAAAACCTTTCGAGAAGAAACGCCCAGCGTGGAGTTGGAACTGGAGGAGTTGGGAAGCCGGTCGCAGGCTGAAGCGTTGCGGAAGGAGACATTGGACATTGGATTTGCACTTCTCCCCATTGATGAGCGCGGGCTACTCACCTTAGAAGTTGATACGGCCCCAACCGTTGCCGTGCTGCCGGAGAGTCATCGGCTGGCCGGCCGAGACCGGGTGCCCCTTCGAGAGCTGGAAGGGGAGCCCCACATCATGTGGGAGCGCAACGTAGCTCCTGGGGTCTATGACAACTACCTTCGGGCGTGCCATAACGCGGGATTTGCACCGGAAGTCGTGCAAGAAATTCGGCACATGGAGAGTCTTTTGGGGCTCGTTGCGGCCGGTCTTGGCGTCTCCACTGCTCACTCAGCACGCGCGGAAGGCGGGTATCCAGGGGTTACCTATGCACTTATCACGGAGCCACGCCTTCCCATCAGAATGGGCGTTGTGTGGCCCCAAGGAGACCCGTTGCCGGTTGTCGAGCGGTTTCTGGAAGTGGTCCGGCGCCTTTCTCAATCGTCTGATACAGGAGGGTAG
- a CDS encoding AAA family ATPase, whose product MVILIGGEKGGTGKTTLATNLAALRSNEGRDVLLVDTDKQGSASDWAAVREEIEGVPRIPSVQVFGKQVTSQVQDLEARYDDLIVDAGGRDSVELRSAMVVTDRFYVPLQASQFDVWTIERMEELVEQAQAINPSLQARVFINRASPHPQVREASEAEEILEEFEHLVFSGVVLHDRIAFRRAAGNGVAVTETESPDPKACNEVQALYDAIFEQTETAHAQEA is encoded by the coding sequence ATGGTCATACTCATTGGCGGCGAGAAGGGAGGAACGGGAAAGACGACCCTTGCAACGAATCTCGCAGCTCTTCGCTCAAACGAGGGGCGCGACGTCTTACTCGTCGATACCGACAAACAAGGCAGCGCCAGCGACTGGGCTGCCGTTCGAGAAGAAATTGAGGGCGTGCCTCGAATCCCGTCCGTTCAAGTGTTTGGCAAACAGGTAACGAGCCAGGTCCAGGACCTGGAGGCGAGGTACGACGATTTGATTGTAGACGCAGGCGGGCGGGACAGCGTCGAGCTTCGATCGGCTATGGTCGTTACCGATCGATTTTACGTGCCGCTCCAAGCGTCTCAGTTCGATGTCTGGACAATTGAACGAATGGAGGAGCTCGTCGAACAGGCTCAGGCCATAAACCCTTCACTCCAGGCCCGCGTGTTCATCAACCGCGCCTCCCCGCACCCCCAGGTTCGGGAGGCAAGCGAAGCGGAGGAGATCCTGGAAGAGTTTGAGCACCTTGTGTTCTCAGGGGTCGTTCTCCATGATCGAATTGCGTTTCGACGCGCAGCCGGCAATGGCGTAGCGGTCACAGAAACGGAATCGCCTGACCCGAAGGCCTGCAACGAAGTGCAGGCCCTCTACGATGCAATCTTTGAACAGACCGAGACGGCTCATGCGCAGGAGGCCTAA
- a CDS encoding RES family NAD+ phosphorylase: MFSIWRLEKERHLGETFRGKSSLQADGRWHHMGTQVAYASEHPCIAVLEKLAWLGSYDVARSSNYLLIPRRLDPDKHLERVEEEDLPEDWDAFPHRDAIRDIGTDWFNEERSPILGVPSAVLPLAKNVLTNPFHPEFHDLERRGPSLSPGRGVSLIGSTLPVKKSSPNPLE, encoded by the coding sequence GTGTTCTCGATCTGGCGACTCGAAAAGGAACGCCACCTCGGCGAAACGTTCCGCGGAAAAAGCAGCCTCCAAGCTGACGGCCGCTGGCACCACATGGGGACTCAGGTTGCTTACGCGAGTGAGCACCCTTGCATTGCAGTCCTGGAAAAACTTGCGTGGCTGGGCAGTTATGATGTGGCCCGCAGTAGCAACTACCTCCTCATCCCGCGCCGGCTCGATCCGGACAAGCACCTTGAAAGAGTTGAAGAGGAGGATCTCCCTGAAGATTGGGACGCCTTCCCTCACCGGGATGCGATCCGAGACATCGGCACTGACTGGTTCAACGAGGAGCGCTCACCAATTCTCGGGGTCCCGAGTGCCGTTCTTCCACTTGCCAAGAACGTCCTGACCAATCCGTTTCACCCCGAGTTCCACGACCTGGAGCGCAGAGGCCCGAGCCTTTCTCCTGGGAGAGGCGTCTCTTTGATCGGAAGCACCCTCCCAGTGAAGAAGAGTAGCCCGAACCCACTGGAGTAG
- a CDS encoding ParA family protein encodes MGAASGRSALDQPARKGPIVASTINFKGGVGKTTSCINLAAAAYEQGLSILILDLDPQGSASEFAALDREYEGPTLYDWFTTGASLREVAVEIREGEEYSHVGSPLGDAPPGSIFLCPADERLTKIQNLLYSENNRSYLNDALRRESSGGNMSAEGGTNSFLSRFDFVFLDVPPSVSALSDNVVLASDLVLLVLSCQFMSLNGLRRFTDMLRRAHRSGADPEWYILPTFYRPTEIESSLVWSRVSEVAGIYPEGRLLSPIGRFAAFGQAFQTGKSIFEFDSAHQGAVQFSAAFAEIQEAARRVAARREGTFRQKRTLSLGNSLSDGAGTTPLLADRGRAVSPSSKE; translated from the coding sequence ATGGGTGCGGCCTCCGGACGGAGTGCCCTCGACCAACCTGCCCGAAAAGGCCCAATCGTCGCCAGTACGATTAACTTCAAGGGTGGCGTTGGCAAGACGACTTCGTGCATCAACCTGGCGGCCGCGGCCTATGAGCAGGGACTCTCCATCCTCATTCTTGACCTCGACCCTCAGGGAAGTGCCTCAGAGTTTGCCGCTCTCGACCGAGAATATGAAGGGCCAACACTCTATGACTGGTTCACCACTGGAGCCTCGCTTCGGGAGGTCGCTGTGGAAATCCGAGAGGGGGAAGAATATTCTCATGTCGGAAGTCCCCTAGGAGACGCTCCTCCTGGCTCCATTTTCCTTTGCCCGGCCGATGAGCGGCTAACCAAAATTCAGAATCTCCTCTATTCGGAGAACAACCGCTCGTACCTGAACGACGCCCTCCGAAGGGAATCCTCTGGTGGCAACATGAGCGCGGAAGGTGGCACGAACTCATTTTTGAGCCGATTCGACTTCGTCTTCCTCGACGTGCCGCCTTCGGTAAGTGCTCTATCGGACAACGTCGTCTTGGCCTCCGACCTCGTGCTGCTGGTGCTCTCATGTCAGTTCATGAGCCTGAACGGTCTTCGTCGGTTCACGGATATGCTCCGCCGTGCCCACCGCTCAGGCGCCGACCCGGAGTGGTATATCCTCCCGACCTTTTACCGCCCAACCGAAATTGAAAGCAGCCTCGTTTGGTCTCGCGTTTCGGAGGTGGCCGGGATCTACCCGGAGGGCCGTCTCCTCAGTCCGATCGGTCGATTTGCCGCTTTCGGACAGGCCTTTCAAACCGGAAAGTCCATCTTTGAATTTGATTCGGCGCATCAGGGCGCGGTTCAGTTCTCGGCCGCTTTTGCCGAAATCCAGGAGGCTGCTCGACGAGTGGCTGCCCGAAGAGAAGGCACGTTCCGGCAGAAGAGGACTCTTTCATTGGGAAACAGTCTTTCAGATGGAGCCGGCACAACTCCACTCTTAGCAGACCGGGGTAGGGCCGTCTCTCCTTCTTCTAAGGAGTAG
- a CDS encoding replication initiation protein has translation MSQRSFFDAETKVVKSNSLVQSRINFTKLEHRVVAMLIAQLRKDDEEFGEQRVYIKDLADLSGRSGKSLYDQAEEICQKLLDQKIHVRTQTEDGRRRYKGYNCMSTCEYVEGSGYITAKFNDDMRPFLLQLKRRFTQYNLQCFMKLSSQHSMRIYELLQMRQGLSYLRIGIDELREILCCEHSYERFADFKRWVLEKAREELKEKTDIYFNYSVERDGQTPVRINFAIKHNRNQQSKEGSQSSSSLRSGDSSEDGSSNPKGSGTHGLAESEDNASSAPNASGPRIDVYGLVLNDLTQDELDRVSDDEIHDAITRARSTVEEVAANDSPGTQAIQIYRRAVEILKK, from the coding sequence ATGTCTCAACGGTCATTTTTCGACGCAGAAACCAAGGTCGTCAAGAGTAACAGCCTCGTTCAGTCCAGAATCAACTTTACCAAGTTGGAGCATCGGGTCGTCGCGATGTTAATCGCTCAACTCCGCAAGGATGACGAAGAATTCGGAGAGCAGCGCGTTTATATTAAAGACCTTGCCGACCTATCCGGCCGCAGTGGAAAGTCTCTTTACGATCAGGCAGAAGAGATCTGCCAAAAGCTCCTAGATCAGAAGATACACGTTCGGACGCAGACGGAGGACGGGCGCCGGCGGTACAAGGGATACAATTGCATGTCGACCTGCGAGTACGTTGAGGGATCCGGGTACATTACGGCGAAGTTCAACGACGACATGCGTCCATTCCTGCTACAGTTGAAGCGGCGATTCACGCAGTACAACCTGCAATGCTTCATGAAGCTCTCCAGTCAACACTCAATGCGCATCTATGAGCTTCTCCAAATGCGCCAGGGTCTGAGCTATCTTCGGATCGGAATCGACGAGCTTCGAGAGATTCTCTGCTGCGAACACAGCTACGAACGGTTCGCAGACTTTAAGCGATGGGTCTTAGAAAAGGCTCGCGAGGAGTTGAAGGAGAAAACCGACATCTACTTCAATTACAGCGTCGAGCGCGATGGACAGACGCCTGTCCGCATCAACTTCGCCATCAAGCATAACCGGAACCAACAATCGAAGGAAGGGAGCCAATCGAGCAGTTCACTGCGAAGTGGTGACTCCTCTGAGGATGGTTCATCCAATCCAAAGGGGTCGGGCACCCATGGACTCGCTGAAAGCGAAGACAACGCGAGTTCGGCCCCAAACGCCTCAGGTCCTCGCATCGATGTATACGGTCTCGTATTGAACGATCTTACCCAGGACGAACTGGATCGCGTAAGCGACGATGAGATTCACGATGCCATTACCCGTGCCCGAAGCACGGTGGAAGAGGTTGCTGCGAACGACAGTCCCGGCACACAGGCGATTCAAATCTACAGGAGGGCAGTGGAAATACTGAAGAAATAG